The Serratia rhizosphaerae genome has a segment encoding these proteins:
- the urtE gene encoding urea ABC transporter ATP-binding subunit UrtE: MLQVNELNQYYGGSHILRGVSFEARIGEVTCLLGRNGVGKTTLLKCLMGLLPAKSGDICWQGQRINGRKTHQRVQAGIAYVPQGREIFPRLTVEENLLMGLSRFAAAEAKRVPDSIYQLFPVLAQMKHRRGGDLSGGQQQQLAIGRALACRPSLLILDEPTEGIQPSVIKEIGAVIGQLAAQGEMAILLVEQFYDFAAELADSYLVMARGSIVQRGAGADMEREGARALVAI; this comes from the coding sequence ATGCTGCAAGTGAACGAGCTGAACCAATATTACGGCGGCAGCCATATTCTGCGCGGCGTCTCTTTTGAGGCGCGGATTGGCGAAGTGACCTGCCTGCTGGGGCGCAACGGCGTGGGCAAAACCACCCTGCTGAAATGCCTGATGGGACTGCTGCCGGCGAAAAGCGGCGATATCTGCTGGCAGGGACAGCGCATCAATGGGCGCAAAACCCATCAGCGGGTGCAGGCCGGCATCGCCTATGTGCCGCAGGGGCGCGAGATTTTCCCACGGCTGACGGTGGAGGAGAACCTGCTGATGGGGCTGTCGCGCTTTGCCGCCGCAGAGGCGAAACGCGTGCCGGACAGCATTTATCAGCTGTTTCCGGTACTGGCGCAGATGAAGCACCGGCGCGGCGGCGATCTGTCCGGCGGCCAGCAGCAACAGCTGGCGATCGGCCGGGCGCTGGCCTGCCGGCCGAGCCTGCTGATTCTGGATGAGCCTACTGAAGGCATTCAGCCGTCGGTGATTAAGGAGATTGGCGCGGTGATCGGACAGCTGGCGGCGCAGGGGGAGATGGCGATCCTGCTGGTGGAGCAGTTTTATGACTTCGCCGCCGAACTGGCGGACAGCTACCTGGTGATGGCGCGCGGCAGCATTGTGCAGCGCGGCGCGGGCGCCGATATGGAGCGGGAGGGCGCCAGGGCGCTGGTGGCGATTTAA
- the urtD gene encoding urea ABC transporter ATP-binding protein UrtD: MNAMQMTDELFTHPLPADKRRGQTDPVLQLESINVSFDGFHALRDLSLQIGVGELRCVIGPNGAGKTTLMDVITGKTRPDNGRVFYDQTRDLTAMDPIRIAQAGIGRKFQKPTVFEALTVFENLEIAQKNPKSVWACLRARLSGEQRDRIEQMLQTLRLTSQRHRPAGLLSHGQKQFLEIGMLLVQEPHLLLLDEPAAGMTDAETEYTAELFKSLAGSHSLMVVEHDMGFVEAIADRVTVLHQGQVLAEGSLAQVQADERVIEVYLGR, encoded by the coding sequence ATGAACGCCATGCAAATGACCGATGAGCTGTTTACCCATCCGCTGCCGGCCGATAAGCGCCGCGGGCAGACCGACCCGGTGCTGCAGCTGGAGAGCATCAACGTCAGCTTCGACGGCTTCCATGCGCTGCGCGATCTGTCGCTGCAGATCGGCGTCGGCGAACTGCGCTGCGTGATCGGGCCGAACGGCGCGGGCAAAACCACGCTGATGGATGTGATCACCGGCAAAACGCGACCGGACAACGGACGGGTGTTTTACGATCAGACGCGCGATCTGACGGCGATGGATCCGATCCGGATCGCGCAGGCCGGCATTGGCCGCAAGTTTCAAAAACCGACGGTGTTTGAAGCGCTGACGGTGTTTGAGAACCTGGAGATCGCGCAGAAGAACCCCAAATCGGTGTGGGCCTGCCTGCGCGCCAGACTGAGCGGCGAGCAGCGCGACCGCATCGAGCAGATGCTGCAGACGCTGCGGCTGACCAGCCAGCGTCACCGGCCGGCCGGGCTGCTGTCGCACGGCCAGAAGCAGTTTCTGGAAATCGGCATGCTGCTGGTACAGGAGCCGCATCTGCTGCTGCTGGATGAGCCGGCGGCCGGCATGACCGATGCGGAAACCGAATACACCGCCGAACTGTTCAAATCCCTGGCGGGCAGCCATTCGCTGATGGTGGTGGAGCACGATATGGGGTTTGTCGAAGCCATCGCCGATCGCGTGACGGTGCTGCATCAGGGGCAGGTGCTGGCGGAAGGTTCGCTGGCGCAGGTGCAGGCTGACGAACGGGTGATTGAGGTCTATCTGGGCCGCTGA
- the urtC gene encoding urea ABC transporter permease subunit UrtC, with protein sequence MSQPLTLSGVQKAPRTALTLGTLLVLALLIMPFLALLPATHPLAISTYTLTLTGKILCYAVVAVALDLVWGYAGLLSLGHGLFFALGGYAMGMYLMRQAAGDGLPAFMSFLSWSELPWFWSGTQYFAWALCLIVLAPGVLALVFGYFAFRSKIKGVYFSIMTQALTYAGMLLFFRNETGFGGNNGFTGFTTLLGAPITATGTRVALFLATVLLLIVSLGVGFALARSKFGRVLTAVRDAENRLTFCGYQPRGFKLFVWTLSAVLCGLAGALYVPQVGIINPGEMSPTNSIEAAIWVALGGRGTLVGPLLGAGIVNGAKSWFTVAMPEYWQLFLGLMFIVVTLFLPQGVIGLLRRRKSS encoded by the coding sequence ATGAGCCAACCATTAACCCTCAGCGGCGTGCAGAAAGCGCCGCGTACGGCGCTGACCCTCGGCACGCTGCTGGTGCTGGCGCTGTTAATCATGCCGTTTCTGGCGCTGCTGCCGGCCACGCACCCGCTGGCGATCTCCACCTACACCCTGACGCTGACGGGAAAAATTCTGTGTTACGCCGTGGTGGCGGTGGCGCTGGATCTGGTGTGGGGCTACGCCGGGCTGCTGTCGCTCGGCCACGGCCTGTTCTTTGCCCTCGGCGGCTATGCGATGGGTATGTACCTGATGCGTCAGGCCGCCGGCGACGGCCTGCCGGCGTTTATGTCGTTTCTGTCGTGGAGCGAACTGCCGTGGTTCTGGAGCGGCACGCAATATTTTGCCTGGGCATTGTGCCTGATCGTGCTGGCGCCGGGCGTGCTGGCGCTGGTGTTCGGCTACTTCGCCTTCCGCTCAAAAATCAAAGGGGTGTACTTCTCCATCATGACGCAGGCGCTGACCTACGCCGGCATGCTGCTGTTTTTCCGTAACGAAACCGGCTTTGGCGGCAATAACGGCTTTACCGGCTTCACCACGCTGCTGGGGGCGCCGATTACGGCGACCGGCACCCGCGTGGCGCTGTTTCTGGCGACGGTGCTGCTGCTGATCGTCAGCCTGGGAGTGGGGTTTGCGCTGGCGCGCAGTAAATTCGGCCGCGTGCTGACGGCGGTGCGCGACGCGGAGAACCGCCTGACGTTCTGCGGCTATCAGCCGCGCGGCTTCAAGCTGTTTGTCTGGACGCTGTCGGCGGTGCTGTGCGGGCTGGCCGGCGCGCTGTATGTGCCGCAGGTGGGCATTATCAATCCCGGCGAGATGTCGCCCACCAACTCGATCGAGGCCGCCATCTGGGTGGCGCTGGGCGGACGCGGCACGTTGGTCGGGCCGTTGCTCGGCGCGGGCATCGTCAACGGCGCCAAGAGCTGGTTCACCGTGGCGATGCCGGAGTACTGGCAGCTGTTCCTCGGGCTGATGTTTATCGTGGTGACGCTGTTTCTGCCGCAGGGCGTGATTGGCCTGCTGCGCCGGAGGAAATCATCATGA
- the urtB gene encoding urea ABC transporter permease subunit UrtB: MQSLFLSRLRPLLWLLCCLPLWAQAGPAGDFAAAGRSQQAKLLQGWASAPDAARLPLLRALKQENLAVDAAGRVFTRQNGAWTPLEGDAAPQGTPKKVRLNNRLRILTANALAAQQLVSGDKAARLQAAQTLQRDAQRDQRPLLRQRLMQEQDEAVREALRIALANLQLSDADPQVRLQAVQLLGESGDPQTQARLQALSEADGEPDAAVRAAAQQSLASVKQRLMIGDLLGQAFTGLSLGSILLLAALGLAITYGLLGVINMAHGEMLMLGAYAAYLVQGAFQQLAPQWLAFYPLAALPAAFAVTAGIGMLLERTVIRHLYGRPLETLLATWGISLVLIQLVRLLFGAQNVEVANPAWLSGGIQLLPNLVLPWNRIAVIVFVALVLLLTWLLLNKTRLGMNVRAVTQNRAMAASCGVPTGRVDMLAFGLGSGIAGLGGVALSQLGNVGPELGQGYIIDSFLVVVLGGVGQLAGTVAAAFGLGIVNKILEPQIGAVLGKILILALIILFIQKRPQGLFALKGRVID, from the coding sequence ATGCAATCTTTATTTTTATCCCGACTGCGGCCACTACTCTGGCTGCTGTGCTGCCTGCCGCTGTGGGCGCAGGCCGGGCCGGCCGGCGATTTCGCCGCCGCCGGCCGCAGCCAGCAGGCCAAATTACTGCAGGGCTGGGCGAGCGCGCCCGATGCCGCACGCCTGCCGCTGTTGCGGGCGCTGAAACAGGAGAACCTGGCGGTGGACGCCGCCGGGCGCGTATTTACCCGCCAGAACGGCGCCTGGACGCCGCTGGAAGGGGACGCCGCGCCGCAGGGAACGCCGAAAAAAGTGCGGCTGAATAACCGGTTGCGCATTCTGACCGCCAACGCGCTGGCGGCGCAGCAGCTGGTGAGCGGCGATAAGGCGGCGCGGCTGCAGGCGGCGCAGACGCTGCAGCGTGACGCGCAGCGCGACCAGCGGCCGCTGCTGCGGCAGCGGTTGATGCAGGAGCAGGATGAGGCGGTGCGCGAGGCGCTGCGCATCGCGCTGGCCAATCTGCAGCTGAGCGACGCCGATCCGCAGGTGCGTCTGCAGGCGGTGCAGCTGCTGGGCGAATCGGGCGATCCGCAGACCCAGGCGCGGCTGCAGGCGCTGAGCGAAGCGGACGGCGAGCCGGACGCTGCGGTGCGAGCCGCCGCACAGCAGAGCCTGGCCAGCGTCAAACAGCGGCTGATGATCGGCGATCTGCTCGGCCAGGCGTTTACCGGCCTGTCGCTGGGGTCGATCCTGCTGCTGGCGGCGCTCGGGCTGGCGATCACCTACGGCCTGCTCGGGGTGATCAATATGGCCCACGGCGAGATGCTGATGCTCGGCGCCTACGCGGCCTATCTGGTGCAGGGGGCGTTCCAGCAGTTGGCGCCGCAGTGGCTGGCGTTCTATCCGCTGGCGGCACTGCCGGCGGCGTTCGCCGTGACCGCCGGTATCGGCATGCTGCTTGAACGCACGGTGATCCGCCACCTCTATGGCCGGCCGCTGGAAACGCTGCTGGCGACCTGGGGCATCAGCCTGGTGCTGATCCAACTGGTGCGGCTGCTGTTCGGCGCGCAGAACGTCGAGGTCGCCAACCCGGCCTGGCTGTCGGGCGGTATCCAACTGCTGCCGAATCTGGTGCTGCCGTGGAACCGCATCGCGGTGATCGTGTTTGTGGCGCTGGTGCTGCTGCTCACCTGGCTGCTGCTGAACAAAACCCGTCTGGGAATGAACGTGCGTGCGGTGACGCAAAACCGTGCGATGGCCGCCAGCTGCGGCGTGCCGACCGGGCGGGTGGATATGCTGGCGTTTGGTTTAGGCTCCGGCATCGCCGGGCTGGGCGGCGTGGCGCTGTCGCAGCTGGGCAACGTCGGGCCGGAACTGGGGCAGGGCTATATCATCGACTCGTTTCTGGTGGTGGTGCTGGGCGGCGTCGGACAGCTGGCCGGTACGGTGGCGGCGGCGTTCGGCCTCGGCATCGTCAATAAAATTCTTGAACCGCAGATTGGCGCCGTGCTGGGTAAAATCCTGATTCTGGCGCTGATTATCCTGTTTATTCAGAAACGTCCTCAAGGGCTGTTCGCCCTGAAGGGCAGGGTGATTGACTGA
- the urtA gene encoding urea ABC transporter substrate-binding protein: MPHRHFIKACALSVSLLGIGLAWSAQAADTIKVGILHSLSGTMAISETPLKDVALMTIDDINAKGGVLGKKLEPVVVDPASNWPLFAEKARQLLTQDKAAVVFGCWTSVSRKSVLPVFEELNGLLFYPVQYEGEEMSPNVFYTGAAPNQQAIPAVEYLMSEDGGGAKRFFLLGTDYVYPRTTNKILRAFLHTKGVQDKDIAEVYTPFGYSDYQTIVANIKKFAAGGNTAVISTINGDSNVPFYKELANQGIKATDVPVIAFSVGEEELRGIDTKPLVGNLAAWNYFQSLDNPTNQKFVAEWRAYAKAHNLPNSANAVTNDPMEATYVGIHMWAQAVEKAGTTDVDKVRAAMAGQSFAAPSGVTLTMDAVNHHLHKPVMIGEIEDNGQFNVVWQSEQPLRAQPWSPYIAGNDKKSDRPVKGGN; this comes from the coding sequence ATGCCACATCGTCATTTTATCAAAGCCTGCGCCCTGTCCGTCAGCCTGCTCGGCATCGGGCTGGCGTGGAGCGCACAGGCCGCCGACACCATCAAGGTCGGCATTCTGCACTCGCTGTCCGGCACCATGGCCATTTCGGAAACGCCGCTGAAGGACGTGGCGCTGATGACCATTGACGACATCAACGCCAAGGGCGGGGTGCTGGGGAAAAAGCTGGAGCCGGTGGTGGTCGACCCGGCCTCCAACTGGCCGCTGTTCGCCGAGAAGGCGCGCCAGCTGCTGACGCAGGATAAGGCGGCGGTGGTGTTTGGCTGCTGGACCTCGGTATCGCGCAAATCGGTGCTGCCGGTGTTCGAGGAGCTGAACGGCCTGCTGTTCTATCCGGTGCAGTATGAAGGGGAGGAGATGTCGCCGAACGTGTTCTATACCGGCGCGGCGCCGAATCAGCAGGCCATTCCGGCGGTGGAATATCTGATGAGCGAAGACGGCGGCGGCGCCAAGCGCTTCTTCCTGCTGGGCACCGACTACGTTTACCCGCGCACCACCAACAAGATCCTGCGCGCCTTTTTACATACGAAAGGCGTACAGGATAAGGATATCGCCGAGGTGTATACGCCGTTCGGCTACAGCGATTATCAGACCATCGTCGCCAACATCAAGAAATTCGCCGCCGGCGGCAATACGGCGGTGATCTCCACCATCAACGGCGACTCCAACGTGCCTTTCTATAAAGAGCTGGCCAATCAGGGCATCAAGGCCACCGACGTGCCGGTGATCGCCTTCTCGGTCGGGGAGGAGGAGCTGCGCGGCATCGATACCAAGCCGCTGGTCGGCAATCTGGCGGCGTGGAACTATTTCCAGTCGCTGGATAATCCGACCAACCAGAAGTTTGTCGCCGAGTGGCGCGCCTATGCCAAGGCGCACAACCTGCCGAACAGCGCCAATGCGGTCACCAACGATCCGATGGAAGCGACCTATGTCGGCATCCATATGTGGGCGCAGGCGGTGGAAAAAGCCGGCACCACCGACGTCGATAAGGTGCGCGCCGCGATGGCCGGCCAGAGCTTTGCTGCGCCGTCGGGCGTGACGCTGACGATGGACGCCGTCAACCACCACCTGCACAAGCCGGTGATGATTGGCGAAATTGAAGACAACGGTCAGTTCAACGTGGTGTGGCAGAGTGAGCAGCCGCTGCGCGCGCAGCCGTGGAGCCCGTATATCGCCGGCAATGATAAAAAGTCTGACCGGCCGGTGAAAGGGGGCAATTAA
- a CDS encoding GntR family transcriptional regulator, with product MQLTNNRHKARPEGLAERIYQQLKDEIFDFRLLPGDRFSESEIAGRMAASRTPVRQALFRLEREGYVDVHFRSGWQVRPFDFDYFEQLYDLRIVLEREALKRLCARPTGETPPALAELTRFWIDAPRLEDGKSVSRHDEQFHMALVAAAGNGEMARIHRDVTEKIRIIRRLDFTQDQRVDATYQEHAAILRAISQRHTEEAQTLLSDHIAVSKAEVRKITLHRLHQARLQQGPAS from the coding sequence ATGCAACTGACCAATAACCGCCATAAGGCGCGGCCGGAGGGGCTGGCGGAGCGCATCTACCAGCAGTTGAAGGATGAGATTTTCGATTTTCGCCTGCTGCCGGGCGACCGCTTCAGCGAGAGCGAGATTGCCGGGCGGATGGCGGCCAGCCGCACGCCGGTGCGTCAGGCGCTGTTCCGGCTGGAGCGGGAGGGCTACGTCGACGTGCATTTCCGCAGCGGCTGGCAGGTGCGGCCGTTTGATTTTGACTATTTCGAACAGCTGTACGACCTGCGCATCGTACTGGAGCGGGAGGCGCTGAAGCGTCTGTGCGCCCGCCCGACGGGTGAGACGCCGCCGGCGCTGGCGGAGCTGACGCGTTTTTGGATCGACGCGCCGCGCCTGGAGGACGGCAAAAGCGTCTCGCGGCACGACGAACAGTTTCATATGGCGCTGGTGGCCGCCGCCGGCAACGGCGAGATGGCGCGTATTCACCGCGACGTCACCGAAAAAATCCGCATCATCCGCCGGCTGGACTTTACCCAGGATCAACGGGTCGATGCGACCTATCAGGAACACGCCGCGATTCTGCGGGCCATTTCGCAACGTCACACCGAGGAGGCGCAAACGCTGCTTAGCGATCACATTGCCGTCAGTAAGGCCGAAGTCCGAAAAATAACCCTGCACCGCCTGCATCAGGCGCGTTTACAGCAGGGGCCAGCGTCTTGA
- the uca gene encoding urea carboxylase: MFTTVLIANRGEIACRAIRTLKRLGVTSVAVYSDADRNAPHVSAADHAVALGGDKAADSYLRIDKILAAAAQTGAQAIYPGYGFLSESAEFADACAAAGVAFIGPTAQQIREFGLKHRARELAAAAGVPMTPGTGLLANVEEAVSAAARIGYPVMLKSTAGGGGIGLTRCDNEAALREAYDGVKRMGEQFFRDAGAFLERFVDRARHVEVQIFGDGQGRVAALGERDCSLQRRNQKVVEETPAPHLPAATRQALHQAAVALGESVSYRSAGTVEFIYDAGRDEFYFLEVNTRLQVEHPVTEMVTGLDLIECMLQVAAGDEPDWTALLRAPRGAAIEARIYAEDPLKNFQPSPGVLTEVAFPPETRVDGWVSSGSEVSAFYDPLIAKLIVYGEDRAAALEKMQQALDATRLHGIATNLDYLRQVVATDAFRAGEVWTGLLDEFVYQPHCIEVLQPGTYSSVQDYPGRLGYWDIGVPPSGPMDDFAFRLANRIVGNHPSAAGLEFTLQGPTLRFHCDATIALTGADCPATLDDVALEYWRPVAVRAGQVLTLGRASRGCRTYLAVRNGIDVPLYLGSRSTFALGQFGGHAGRTLRVADMLSVARPQLPASTTPAPIAAPQALDASLIPQYGEVWHIGVLYGPHGAPDFFTEESIDAFFASEWQVHYNSNRLGVRLSGPKPAWARQDGGEAGLHPSNVHDCEYAIGAINFTGDFPVILTRDGPSLGGFVCPVTIARAELWKVGQVKPGDRIRFHPISFKQAQSLEQAQLGSIEALAAVKAISLPPPSLAPTGTVSAAVLARLEADNGLPAVTYRQAGDGYLLMEYGDNVLDLASRLRIHLLMQSLQAQTIAGVEELAPGVRSLQIRYDSRIIAQQDLLSRLLTRERSLEDVSNLKVPTRIVHLPMAFEDSATLDAVERYRQTVRAEAPWLPNNVDFIQRINGLSRREQVRDILFDASYLILGLGDVYLGAPCAVPLDPRHRLLSSKYNPARTHTAEGTVGIGGMYMCIYGMDSPGGYQLVGRTLPIWNKFLTNPQFSAGEPWLLRFFDQVRFYPVSEQELEAQREAFRAGRMTIRIEHSEFDFAEYRRFLADNAGEIDAFRQRQQQAFAGEVARWQTQESEPEAQLLPAADEEEVDGDLVSADLNGNVWKVLVEPGQTVAAGQPLIVVEAMKMELAVTAPRAGVIKRIGCQPGRPVGPGDALLWLERAG; the protein is encoded by the coding sequence ACCGCAATGCGCCGCACGTGAGCGCAGCGGATCACGCCGTGGCGCTGGGGGGCGACAAGGCCGCCGACAGCTATCTGCGCATTGACAAAATTCTGGCGGCGGCGGCGCAGACCGGCGCGCAGGCGATCTACCCCGGCTACGGCTTCCTGTCGGAAAGCGCCGAATTTGCCGATGCCTGCGCCGCGGCCGGCGTGGCGTTTATCGGCCCGACGGCGCAGCAAATCCGCGAGTTCGGCCTTAAGCACCGGGCGCGTGAACTGGCGGCGGCGGCCGGGGTGCCGATGACGCCGGGCACCGGCCTGCTGGCGAATGTGGAAGAGGCGGTCAGCGCGGCGGCGCGCATCGGCTATCCGGTAATGCTGAAAAGCACCGCCGGCGGCGGCGGCATCGGCCTGACGCGCTGCGATAACGAAGCGGCGCTGCGCGAGGCCTATGACGGCGTCAAACGCATGGGTGAACAGTTTTTCCGCGATGCCGGCGCGTTTCTTGAGCGCTTTGTCGACCGGGCGCGCCACGTCGAGGTACAGATTTTCGGCGACGGTCAGGGACGGGTGGCGGCGCTGGGCGAGCGCGACTGCTCGCTGCAGCGCCGCAACCAGAAGGTGGTGGAGGAGACGCCCGCGCCGCATCTGCCGGCGGCGACCCGTCAGGCGCTGCATCAGGCGGCGGTGGCGCTGGGGGAATCGGTCAGCTATCGCAGCGCCGGGACGGTGGAGTTTATCTATGACGCCGGGCGCGATGAGTTCTATTTCCTGGAGGTGAACACCCGCCTGCAGGTGGAGCATCCGGTGACGGAGATGGTGACCGGCCTGGATCTGATTGAGTGCATGCTGCAGGTGGCGGCGGGCGATGAGCCGGACTGGACGGCGCTGCTGCGCGCGCCGCGCGGGGCGGCGATCGAGGCGCGCATTTATGCGGAAGATCCGCTGAAGAACTTCCAGCCCAGCCCCGGCGTACTGACCGAGGTGGCGTTTCCGCCGGAGACGCGCGTCGACGGCTGGGTCAGCAGCGGCAGTGAAGTTTCCGCGTTTTATGACCCGCTGATCGCCAAACTGATCGTCTACGGTGAGGATCGGGCCGCGGCGCTGGAGAAGATGCAGCAGGCGCTGGATGCCACGCGGCTGCACGGCATCGCCACCAACCTGGACTATCTGCGCCAGGTGGTGGCGACCGACGCTTTCCGCGCCGGCGAGGTCTGGACCGGCCTGCTGGATGAATTCGTCTATCAGCCTCACTGCATCGAGGTGCTGCAGCCCGGCACTTACAGCAGCGTGCAGGACTACCCCGGCCGCCTTGGCTACTGGGATATCGGCGTGCCGCCGTCCGGGCCGATGGATGATTTCGCCTTCCGGCTGGCGAACCGCATCGTCGGCAACCATCCGAGCGCAGCCGGGCTGGAATTTACCCTGCAGGGGCCGACGCTGCGCTTCCACTGCGACGCCACCATTGCGCTGACCGGCGCCGACTGCCCGGCGACGCTGGACGACGTGGCGCTGGAGTACTGGCGGCCGGTGGCGGTGCGCGCCGGGCAGGTACTGACGCTCGGCCGCGCCAGCCGCGGCTGCCGCACTTACCTGGCGGTGCGCAACGGCATTGACGTGCCGCTCTATCTGGGCAGCCGCTCCACCTTCGCGCTTGGCCAGTTCGGCGGCCACGCCGGCCGTACGCTGCGGGTGGCCGATATGCTGTCCGTTGCCCGGCCTCAGTTACCCGCCAGCACCACGCCGGCGCCGATCGCCGCGCCGCAGGCGCTGGACGCCAGCCTGATCCCGCAGTACGGCGAGGTCTGGCATATCGGCGTGCTGTACGGCCCGCACGGCGCGCCGGACTTCTTCACCGAGGAATCCATCGACGCCTTCTTCGCCAGCGAATGGCAGGTGCATTACAACTCCAACCGGCTGGGCGTGCGCCTGTCCGGGCCGAAGCCGGCGTGGGCGCGGCAGGACGGCGGCGAGGCCGGCCTGCATCCGTCCAACGTGCACGACTGTGAATACGCCATCGGCGCGATCAACTTTACCGGCGATTTTCCGGTGATCCTGACCCGCGACGGGCCGAGCCTCGGCGGCTTTGTCTGTCCGGTGACCATCGCCCGCGCGGAGCTGTGGAAAGTGGGGCAGGTGAAGCCGGGCGACCGCATCCGCTTTCACCCCATCAGCTTCAAGCAGGCGCAGTCGCTGGAGCAGGCGCAGCTCGGCAGCATTGAGGCGCTGGCGGCGGTAAAAGCCATCTCGTTGCCGCCGCCGTCGCTGGCGCCGACGGGGACGGTGTCGGCCGCGGTGCTGGCGCGTCTTGAGGCGGATAACGGCCTGCCGGCGGTGACCTATCGTCAGGCGGGGGACGGCTACCTGCTGATGGAGTACGGCGACAACGTGCTGGATCTGGCGTCGCGTCTGCGTATCCATCTGCTGATGCAGTCGCTGCAGGCGCAGACGATAGCCGGCGTTGAGGAACTGGCGCCCGGCGTGCGTTCGCTGCAGATTCGTTATGACAGCCGCATCATCGCTCAGCAGGATTTGCTGTCGCGGCTGCTGACGCGCGAGCGCTCGCTGGAGGACGTCAGCAATCTGAAGGTGCCGACGCGTATTGTCCATCTGCCGATGGCCTTTGAGGACAGCGCGACGCTGGACGCGGTGGAGCGCTACCGGCAAACCGTGCGCGCCGAGGCACCATGGCTGCCGAATAACGTCGATTTTATTCAGCGCATCAACGGGCTGAGCCGCCGTGAACAGGTGCGCGACATCCTGTTTGACGCCAGCTACCTGATTCTCGGCCTGGGCGATGTGTATCTCGGCGCGCCCTGCGCGGTGCCGCTGGACCCGCGCCATCGCCTGCTGAGTTCGAAATACAACCCGGCGCGCACCCACACCGCCGAAGGCACCGTCGGCATCGGCGGCATGTATATGTGCATCTACGGCATGGATTCGCCGGGGGGCTATCAGTTGGTCGGGCGTACGCTGCCGATCTGGAACAAGTTCCTGACCAATCCGCAGTTCAGCGCCGGCGAACCGTGGCTGCTGCGCTTTTTCGATCAGGTGCGTTTCTACCCGGTCAGCGAGCAGGAGCTGGAGGCGCAGCGCGAAGCGTTCCGCGCCGGCCGCATGACGATCCGCATAGAGCACAGCGAGTTCGACTTTGCCGAGTATCGCCGCTTCCTGGCGGATAACGCCGGCGAGATCGACGCGTTCCGCCAGCGGCAGCAACAGGCGTTCGCCGGCGAGGTGGCGCGCTGGCAGACGCAGGAAAGCGAGCCGGAAGCGCAGCTTCTGCCGGCGGCGGATGAAGAAGAGGTGGACGGCGATCTGGTCAGCGCCGACCTGAACGGCAACGTCTGGAAGGTGTTGGTCGAGCCGGGCCAGACGGTGGCCGCCGGCCAGCCGCTGATCGTGGTGGAGGCGATGAAAATGGAGCTGGCGGTCACCGCGCCGCGCGCCGGGGTGATCAAGCGCATCGGCTGCCAGCCGGGGCGGCCGGTCGGGCCGGGCGACGCCCTGCTGTGGCTGGAACGTGCCGGATGA